From the genome of Rarobacter incanus, one region includes:
- a CDS encoding o-succinylbenzoate synthase translates to MADLVPWVYQTALITRFRGLRQRDGILLRGDAGWGEFSPFWDYDDNESAPWLRSALEMAHTEAPAPVRSRIPVNVTVPAVGAQRAAQIVRGGRGCTTAKVKVAAAGDTEAAEVSRLEAVRDALGPGGRIRIDANGGWSPQVAIRRIPVLDRAAGGLEYVEQPCPTVEDLAYVRKHVDVPIAADESIRRAEDPLRVVREHAADIAVLKVQPLGGIRSALRIAEQIKIPVVVSSALESSIGIAAGVALAAALPELPFACGLATTLLFAHDPVAKSLVPTQGALDVAAALDIQRGGPTGEPAAGPRADRWRERLHRVGKLVE, encoded by the coding sequence ATGGCTGACTTGGTTCCGTGGGTCTATCAGACGGCTTTGATCACGCGGTTTCGCGGCCTGCGCCAGCGCGACGGCATCCTGCTGCGGGGCGACGCCGGCTGGGGAGAGTTTTCGCCGTTTTGGGACTACGACGACAACGAGTCGGCGCCGTGGCTGCGCAGCGCTCTCGAGATGGCGCATACCGAAGCGCCTGCCCCCGTGCGATCCCGCATACCGGTGAACGTCACGGTGCCTGCGGTCGGTGCGCAACGGGCCGCCCAGATCGTGCGCGGGGGGCGCGGATGCACCACGGCAAAGGTGAAGGTTGCTGCCGCGGGGGACACCGAGGCAGCGGAGGTCAGCCGCCTGGAGGCGGTCCGCGATGCGTTGGGGCCCGGCGGGCGGATCCGCATCGACGCTAATGGGGGGTGGTCGCCGCAGGTCGCCATCCGGCGAATCCCGGTGCTTGATCGCGCCGCGGGAGGGCTCGAATACGTGGAACAGCCCTGTCCCACCGTGGAGGACCTGGCGTATGTGCGCAAACACGTCGATGTGCCAATCGCGGCCGATGAGTCGATTCGGCGCGCGGAAGACCCGTTGCGCGTGGTGCGCGAACACGCGGCCGATATTGCGGTGCTGAAAGTGCAACCGCTGGGTGGGATCCGCAGCGCGCTGCGGATCGCCGAGCAAATCAAGATCCCGGTCGTAGTTTCCTCGGCCCTCGAATCCTCCATCGGGATAGCTGCGGGGGTCGCTTTGGCCGCGGCGCTCCCGGAATTGCCTTTTGCCTGCGGACTCGCCACCACCTTGCTATTTGCGCACGATCCCGTGGCCAAGTCGCTGGTCCCGACGCAGGGGGCCCTAGACGTTGCGGCGGCGCTGGATATTCAACGCGGCGGCCCGACGGGGGAGCCGGCAGCGGGCCCGCGGGCCGACCGGTGGCGCGAACGCTTGCATCGAGTGGGTAAATTGGTCGAGTGA
- a CDS encoding PP2C family protein-serine/threonine phosphatase, whose product MRGMATRVAALTHGGLVRSHNEDAFVADGTVFAVADGMGGHERGEVASAMVVATLGELARDSPGAATTCTKVAGALADAQVNVERISGGAARAAGSTVAGAALVGGPANYQWMIFHIGDSRVYRLAHGTLELLTIDHSLVQELVDSGNLTPAQARTSPHRNVITRALGSPDHEPSVRTIRVAPGERIMMCTDGLTNELSDAEIRQVLLAVPDTEMAVRTLVQNALDHGGRDNVSVVLVDVDASDADGPVGEDPGEGASDAPSEDTAPSRRREGAGTHE is encoded by the coding sequence ATGAGGGGTATGGCGACGCGCGTTGCGGCACTGACGCACGGTGGTTTGGTCAGGAGCCACAACGAAGACGCCTTCGTGGCCGACGGTACGGTGTTCGCGGTCGCCGATGGGATGGGCGGGCACGAACGAGGCGAGGTTGCTTCCGCGATGGTGGTCGCAACGCTGGGGGAATTGGCAAGGGACTCGCCGGGGGCCGCCACGACGTGCACCAAGGTGGCGGGGGCGCTCGCGGATGCGCAGGTGAATGTCGAGCGTATCTCGGGCGGCGCCGCGCGCGCGGCGGGCTCGACGGTGGCCGGAGCGGCTTTGGTAGGCGGGCCCGCAAACTATCAGTGGATGATCTTTCACATCGGCGACTCCCGCGTGTACAGGCTCGCGCACGGAACCTTGGAATTGCTCACGATCGACCATTCACTCGTGCAGGAGCTTGTTGATTCCGGCAACCTCACCCCGGCGCAGGCGCGCACCTCGCCGCACCGCAACGTCATCACCCGCGCGCTCGGTTCCCCGGATCATGAACCATCCGTTCGGACCATTCGCGTTGCGCCGGGTGAACGCATCATGATGTGCACCGACGGTCTGACGAACGAATTGTCGGACGCCGAAATTCGGCAGGTGCTATTGGCGGTACCCGATACGGAGATGGCCGTGCGCACGCTCGTCCAAAACGCACTCGATCACGGGGGCCGAGACAATGTGAGCGTGGTACTCGTCGATGTGGATGCTAGCGATGCCGACGGGCCGGTGGGCGAGGACCCGGGCGAAGGCGCCAGCGACGCACCGAGCGAAGATACGGCCCCATCGCGGCGGCGGGAGGGCGCCGGGACACATGAGTGA
- the menD gene encoding 2-succinyl-5-enolpyruvyl-6-hydroxy-3-cyclohexene-1-carboxylic-acid synthase, with the protein MKQPPAVLAATAIVRALIASGVRSVVICPGSRDAPLIYAFATAADRGLCRIFSRSDERSAAFLALGLSLGADRAPVAVVTTSGTAVANLHPAMLEAAHAGVPLIAVTADRPQRLQGTGANQTTVQAGAFGPATGTVVVPCADPADIEKAVSDAVAGAVRPGDNSPAHLNCPFDDPLVPSGADGSWQDLGDRVEAGEVRPAASAPVAPRSARLTAAQSQRILRTDRTVVIAGSDAGPDAGRLARAQGWPLIREITAGFGPGPCDVPSYREAIDRFFGDGPHGRLEQVVVFGRPTLSRQASALASAPGIRLISIGQMHGGVDRFFDPARRAHLRLEGAPAGWLRDASPSARRSDWLRLWLTGAAAPRAFGASRGEHGLSGRAAVGAVVESLAPGMALVLGPSRAIRHADEAALPPGIAIHSNRGLAGIDGVVSTAIGVAHARPASDTVAVMGDVTFLHDMAGLHRSAGERPLRLSIVVLADGGGTIFRGLEHDAFAESDSRARRAVEQLLVTPPSVRVGSVATALGADYVSVDAEPQLRAAMSDRPGGLRVIEARIVS; encoded by the coding sequence GTGAAACAGCCACCCGCGGTGCTCGCCGCTACCGCGATCGTCCGCGCTTTGATCGCCTCGGGTGTGCGCAGCGTCGTCATTTGCCCGGGTTCGCGTGATGCCCCCCTGATTTACGCGTTTGCGACCGCTGCCGACCGCGGACTTTGCCGGATCTTCAGCAGATCAGACGAGCGCTCCGCAGCCTTTTTGGCGCTCGGACTGAGCCTGGGCGCCGACCGCGCGCCCGTCGCCGTGGTGACTACGTCCGGCACGGCGGTGGCCAACCTGCACCCGGCAATGCTGGAAGCGGCGCACGCAGGCGTACCCCTGATCGCCGTGACGGCCGACAGGCCGCAGCGTTTGCAAGGAACAGGTGCGAACCAGACTACGGTTCAAGCGGGCGCGTTTGGCCCGGCGACCGGCACCGTCGTCGTGCCTTGCGCAGATCCGGCGGACATCGAAAAGGCCGTTTCCGACGCCGTCGCCGGTGCCGTCCGGCCCGGCGACAACTCGCCCGCGCACCTGAACTGTCCCTTCGATGACCCACTGGTACCAAGCGGCGCCGACGGCAGTTGGCAGGATCTTGGAGATCGCGTGGAAGCGGGGGAGGTTCGGCCCGCCGCCAGCGCCCCCGTCGCGCCGCGTTCGGCTCGGCTCACTGCCGCACAAAGCCAACGGATTCTTCGAACCGATAGAACGGTCGTGATCGCCGGTTCCGACGCGGGACCGGACGCGGGTCGCCTGGCGCGCGCACAGGGTTGGCCGCTGATCCGCGAGATCACCGCGGGCTTCGGGCCGGGACCCTGCGACGTCCCGTCGTACCGGGAAGCGATCGACCGGTTCTTCGGAGACGGTCCGCACGGCCGACTCGAACAGGTGGTTGTGTTCGGCCGCCCGACGTTGTCGCGCCAGGCATCCGCGTTGGCATCCGCGCCCGGCATCCGGCTGATTTCGATCGGGCAGATGCACGGTGGCGTTGACCGCTTCTTCGATCCTGCTCGCCGCGCGCACTTGCGCTTGGAGGGCGCACCGGCCGGTTGGTTGCGCGATGCGTCGCCGAGCGCCCGCCGGAGCGACTGGCTGCGATTGTGGCTTACGGGGGCCGCCGCACCGCGCGCGTTCGGTGCCTCGCGGGGTGAGCATGGGCTTAGCGGGCGCGCGGCGGTGGGAGCCGTGGTCGAGTCGCTGGCACCCGGGATGGCCCTGGTCTTGGGTCCTTCCAGGGCGATCAGGCACGCGGACGAGGCCGCCCTTCCCCCCGGAATCGCGATCCATTCCAACCGTGGCCTTGCGGGAATCGACGGCGTCGTTTCCACGGCGATCGGCGTCGCGCACGCGCGACCCGCATCCGATACGGTCGCCGTCATGGGCGATGTGACCTTCCTGCACGACATGGCGGGGCTACATCGCAGCGCGGGCGAGCGCCCACTTAGGTTGTCGATCGTGGTGCTGGCCGATGGTGGAGGCACCATATTTCGCGGGCTGGAACACGATGCATTTGCCGAATCGGACTCGCGGGCCCGCAGGGCCGTTGAGCAACTGCTGGTTACGCCTCCGAGCGTGCGGGTTGGTTCTGTGGCCACGGCGCTTGGCGCCGATTACGTGAGCGTCGACGCCGAGCCGCAACTCCGCGCGGCGATGAGCGACAGGCCCGGCGGGTTGCGCGTCATCGAAGCGCGGATCGTTTCATAG